One window of the Candidatus Bathyarchaeota archaeon genome contains the following:
- a CDS encoding MBL fold metallo-hydrolase, protein MIIKCIPVGPLATNCYIFGCSETLEASIIDPGLTRPEQAGLLRNLAASNLKAKYIINTHGHPDHVSLNAELKEATGAEILIHEWDAHLLEKPWNIIAEYGEIEPVKPDRLLRDQDIILIGRLELQVIHTPGHTRGSISLHCREGNVVFTGDTLFYGSVGRTDLPGGSPRDLESSLKNRLMRLPDNTVVYPGHGPKTTIGRERRLNPFL, encoded by the coding sequence ATGATAATAAAGTGTATACCTGTCGGGCCTCTGGCAACTAACTGCTACATATTCGGCTGCAGCGAAACCTTGGAGGCTTCAATCATAGATCCCGGCCTCACAAGGCCTGAGCAGGCTGGCCTCCTACGCAATCTCGCAGCATCCAACCTCAAAGCAAAATACATCATCAACACGCATGGTCACCCAGACCATGTCAGCCTAAACGCCGAACTAAAAGAGGCGACAGGCGCGGAAATCCTCATTCATGAGTGGGATGCGCATCTTCTGGAGAAACCATGGAACATCATTGCGGAGTACGGGGAAATAGAACCAGTCAAACCAGACCGTCTGCTACGGGACCAGGACATTATCTTGATTGGAAGGCTGGAGCTCCAGGTGATACATACCCCTGGACATACGAGAGGAAGCATCTCACTCCATTGCAGAGAAGGGAATGTAGTCTTCACGGGCGACACCCTATTCTACGGATCTGTAGGAAGAACGGATCTGCCGGGCGGCTCTCCACGGGATCTCGAGTCCTCTTTGAAGAATAGATTGATGAGACTACCTGATAATACAGTTGTTTATCCTGGTCACGGTCCAAAGACAACAATCGGCAGGGAAAGACGCCTCAACCCCTTCCTATAG